The following is a genomic window from Cinclus cinclus chromosome 7, bCinCin1.1, whole genome shotgun sequence.
GCTTTCCCCCCCCGCCTGCCCCGGCCCCTCTCTGccccccagccctggacacCACCAAGGACCCGTGCCAGAAGGTGAAGTGCAGCCGGCACAAGGTGTGCGTGGCGCAGGGCTACCAGCGCGCCATGTGCATCAGCCGCAAGAAGCTGGAGCACAGGTAGGAGCGCGGATGCGCCGGGACCGAGCGGCGGCAGGAGGAAGGGGGGGCCGAGGCGGGGGTTCAGCATCCTCTCGCCCCGTGCAGGATCAAGCCGCTGGGCCCCAAGGCGCACGGGGGCTGCAAGCCCTGCCACGCCGCCCCGGTGGCTGCCGTCTGCGGCTCCGACGGCCACACCTACAGCTCGGCGGTAAGGACAGCGGACCCGCGGCGGGGACGGggctctgtgccctgtgtccccccGCCGACTTCCCGCTGCCGCCCCGCAGTGcaagctggagcagcaggcGTGCCTGGCCAGCAAGCAGCTGACGGTGCGGTGCGAGGGGCAGTGCCCCTGCCCGACCCCGCATAGTCCTGTCGGCGACAGCAAACAAGGTGAGTGAGGTACGGGGCACCGGGGGACTGTCCCCGAGCTTTGCCCGGCCTGACGCTGCCCCGCTGGACCCCCCCAGAACTGTGCACCGGGCAGGATCTGGCCGACCTGGGTGACCGCCTGCGCGACTGGTTCCAGCTCCTGCGTGAGAACGCCAAGCAGAACGGCTCCGGCGGGCTCCCCGCCAGCCCCGCCACTGGTACGTCCCCAGCACACAGGGAGGGGATGCGGGGCGCTGTCCCTGCGGGCACCGGGAGCCACGGGCTTCATCCTGCCCTGCAGCGCTGGAGAGGAGCGTGGCAGCCACCTGCAAGGAGGCGGTGGGGTGGATGTTCGCCCGGCTGGACACGAGCGGGGATCTCTTCCTGGAGGCGGCCGAGCTGGCCGCCATCAACCTGGACAAGTACGAGGTGTGCATCCGCGCCTTCTTCAACTCCTGCGACACCTCCAAGGACGGCCGCGTCTCTGCTCCCGAGTGgtgcttctgcttctggagGGAAAGTGCGTCAGGGCAGCGCGGAGCTGGGGGGCCGGGGGCTGGACACCGCGGGGTCAGGAGGATGCACCCCcacggggctgggggctccaggTCCTGAGGGACGCACGCCATGGATTGGGGAAGCCGTGCTGTGGGATTGTACATCACAGGGTTATGGGGGATCCATGCTGCGGGACTGGGGGTTGGCGGATGTACATCGTGGGATTGGAGCGGGGAGTGGGGAACGTGCATCATGGGGTCATAAGGAACCCGTACGGTGCGTGTGGGACGGATGAGCAGCATGGGGGAATGTGCATACATCTGTGGGATGTAAGCCAGAGGGTTAAGGGGGCTGGAAACCATGGATGCATGCTGTGGGTCATGGGGTAGCACGTCTTGGGGCAAGGGGGATGTGCATCACGGGGGATGCCCAGCATGGGGTCAGGGGGATGGATACACGCTATGGAGCTGGGGGGATGTAGTCCACGGGCCAGGGTGGGTGTACATCATGGTGAATGCACCCTGTGGGTTCTGGGGGTCTGTACTCCATGGTGCTGGGGGATTGCAGTCCATGGGCCGGGGGGGGATGCACACTGTGGAGTTGTGGGGGTGCACACCGCAGGGATGAATGCTGTGGGTTTGGGGGTGCACACGGCGTGGGGTGAAGGTTTGCCTCGCCATGGGGGGGCTGCACGCCCACCCTAAGGCCATCACGTGgcattgctgctgcagagccgCCCTGTCTCAGGGAGCTGGAGAAGATCCAGATCCAagaagcaaccaaaaaaaagctGGGTGAGTGGGACGCCCCAGGACCTTTTTCCCCCGGCAGTGCCCCGCGCAGTCGGGCCGGGATGAGGACGGGGAGTGTCCTGGGGAGCTTCGGCACTGCACGTatttgggggggtgggtggggggccATCGCTTCCCCGCAGGCACCTTCATTCCCAGCTGCGATGAGGACGGCTACTACCGGCGGGCACAGTGCGAGCCGGGCGGCGGCGAGTGCTGGTGCGTGGACCAGCACGGGGCGGAGCTGACGGGAACCCGCGGCCACGGCAGCCCTGACTGCGGTGAGAGCTGCGGGAGCGCCCGCCTGGGGACGGGGCTgcagccccggcaccgccccTGAACCTCTGCTCTTCGCCCTCCCCAGATGAAGCAACCGGGTTTTCGGGAGACTTCGGCAGCAGCGTGGgctgggaggatgaggaggagaaggagccgGAGGAGGCGGGCGAGGAaggcgaggaagaggagggtgaaGCGGGCGAAGGCGACGACGGCGGCTACATCTGGTAGAGGAGCAGGAGAGCCCGGTGGGCGGCACGGCCGGGAGGCAGCCCCCCAGCTGGGGGTCCCCATGATCCCCCCGCTGCCGGTGTGGCATGGGGTGGGTGCTCCCCCCTCCGGTCCCGTGTGGGACGGGGTAACGGGGCGCTCGCCCGGGGAGGGGGCGAGCGGGACGGGGGGGGCCGCTCTTGTGCGaatttgagctttttttttttttcttttttttttttttttgggtagaGCCTTGTAGGCCTAGTGTGCTGCTGCGTGGTCTTCAACCGGGCAAATGGCGCTAataaaagtggggaaaaaaaggaaaaaaaccccaacaaaacaaaaaataaaaaccaccaaaccaacaaaaaccccctTACAGAtaagctgccccctcttcctCCCCGCATCCCCCTCATGTTGTGCTTGCGTGGCTGCCCCGGCCCCCGGCGTTGTGTAGCGGCTGTGAAATAAATACCCCGTGCTGTGTCAAACACTCGCCCGCCCGTTCTTCCCGCTGCCCCCGCCGTGCCCCAGGCCCTGCAGGGGTGTCCTGGGGAGGGTGTGGTGCTGGTGCCGTGCCCTCCAGTGagtgggcactgctgggctggggaatGGGTTGGGATAAGAGTGCCAGTGCCCTGGGTTTGGTTACTGCACACTGCTGCCATGAAGCTGGAACTGGCCTCcttccccagggatgtcccctccccaggaccccaaacATTTTCCACAGGGTCCAGAGCCGTAGAAGGACTCAGAACTGCCCTTCCTCCCCATGTTTTAGCCCAACCGCAAACAAGACCCCAACCCAATCCTATCCCTGACCCCGAATACTAACCCATACCCTAGTGAGGGCctccacctcccccccccccacgaGCCACTCAGCACTGCGGGACACCAGGGCCTCAACTCACAGCATTTATGACCccagggagaaaaacaaacagtaacagagacccccaaaacctccccagtTTGGGGTTGTCAGCAGCTGTCAGAGGCACTGTGCCATAACCCCTGCCCCAGGGTGCCCATGGCCCACTGGCTCTGTGGAGCCCAGGCGCTTGGGCCCCACACTCCCAGGGCTAAAGAGGGGATGTGGCAGCCCCATTCCTGGCACCTCAGTCCTTGGAACCTCGCTCCCTGGCACAAGCCCCCCGGAAGAGAGATCAGAGCTTGCTGAGGGGTCCTGGCcgctgctggagctgccaagTGGCCCGCACCCCCTCACCCACCCGGTTGAGCCCGGCGAAGGCGTCGGGGTCGCCGGTGCGGCGGTAGCGCGCGACGAGGGGCTGCAGGACGGTGATAGGGATGCAGAAGTTGAGGTGGGGGTAGGTGGCCCCGGCCCCGGTGTCGCGGGTGTTGCTGGCCACGATGCCTGGCGGGGAGGGAGCGATGCCCACGTCACTGGGTCTGGCCGGGGGACACCCATGGGGACCCCCACCTTCCCACGGGGAGACCCCTGGCTTACCCATGAGGCATCCGCTGCGGGAGGAGACGAGGGGGCCGCCGCTGGAGCCCCCGTGGACGGCACAGGTGGTTTGCAGCATGACAGGGCGCCCGGCCACCGCCACCACGGCCGAGAGGACCCCGGCGGTCACCGAGGGGCCGCACGCCCGCCCCAACGCCCCGAAGCCCACCACGTTCACCTCTTCTCCTGGGAtgggagaggcaggaggtggGTGCGAGGGGGCGAGGCAGCCCCTACCCCAACACCCCGTGTCTCCCCGTCGCTTACCTGGGAGGAAGGTGTCGGTCAGGCACGGCGGGACGAAGCCTGGCACgctctcctccagctccaccaCGGCCACGTCGAAGGGGGACGACTCCTCGGTGGCAAACACCACACGTCCCCTGAGCTCGGCGGCATCCCTAAGGGCAACATTAACGAGATGTTATGGCGGGGGACACGCAGGGTGGGGGTGTCAAGGTGGGGAAGGGCACAGCCGCACTCACTGGCCGGGGCCGGCCGCCGGTGTCACATGGAGCGGGGCTCTGGCCTCCACGACGTGCCGGCAGGTGAGGAGCATCCTtggtgccagcagcaccccGGAGCCCCAGGTCGCCCCGCACTCCACCAGCGCCGTCCAGCCCAGGGGGTCCGGCCCGCTGCTCGCTGGCACCGCGGCCACCCACGCCGGCACCGGCGGCACCACGACCCCGGCTTCGTCCAGGACGCCGGCGCTACTGCGCAGGATGGCGGCGAGCGAGCACAGCAGCGTGAGTCCGACCCACTCGGCGCCCTTCCAGCAGAAGGAGGCGGCGATCACGGCCACCACGCGCGGCCCGTCGGGCGAGGGCACGAAGGCGGCGCCGCCCTCGGTGCCGGGCAAGCAGCGGGCATCGGTGAGCACCAGGGCGTTCTCCTCGCCCGCCAGGTTGCTGACCACGCCTCGGCTCAGCGTGTTGAGGAAGAGCTCGGGGCACAGGTCTCCGAAGGGGGACCCGCAGGCCAGCAGCGCCTGCCCCTTCCGCAGGCAGCCGGCGCTGGCCCGCGCCGCCCAGCCGCCCTCGACCGCGTCCAGCCCGGGCACCCGCAGCCAGGCGAACCAGGGCAGCGCCCGCGGCTCGGTGCCCGCCTCCTCCTCGGCCCCGAACCGCCACCGCTCCGCCCTCCCGAGGCCGCGCTCCAGCGCCCGCCGGAACGCCGAGCACGGCACCAGCGCCAGCAGCCGCGCATCGAGCTCCCGCAGCCCGCCGGCCTCGGCGCCCAGCACCACGCTGAGGCGCGGGCACGGCCGCAGCGCGGCGGGCGGCAGCGCGGCGGGCCGTGCCcaggcggcggggccggcgcgcAAGAACGGCGCGAAGACGGCGGCGTGGCACAGCACCAGCGCGGGGCGGCGGCTCAGCACCAGCCCGCTGCagccgccgcggccgccgccgtcCGCAACCCGCACCGCGCAGCACGGCGGCGCCGCCGCCAtcaccgccgccgccgcgccccgccccgcgcgccCATTGGCTGCGGGCCCTGCCCGGCGCCCTCCCCATTGGCTGCGAGCCCTGCCCCGCGCCCTCCCCATTGGCTGGGGCGGGGCGCGCACGTGGCGGACACGCCCCCGCGGGGCCCTCACGGGCGGAGCGGAGccctcggcccggcccggccccgctgccccgGGAGCCCCGACCCGGAGCGGCCCCTCGGGGCCCGCTTCCCCCGGATATTAGAAATACCTGGTTCGGAGCCGTCCCTCGGCCCCCGCTTCCCTGGGAGAATCAGGACCGTCGGCCCGCAGCCGCCCCGCGGCCCCCACGGCTCAGCGCTG
Proteins encoded in this region:
- the TYSND1 gene encoding peroxisomal leader peptide-processing protease, giving the protein MAAAPPCCAVRVADGGGRGGCSGLVLSRRPALVLCHAAVFAPFLRAGPAAWARPAALPPAALRPCPRLSVVLGAEAGGLRELDARLLALVPCSAFRRALERGLGRAERWRFGAEEEAGTEPRALPWFAWLRVPGLDAVEGGWAARASAGCLRKGQALLACGSPFGDLCPELFLNTLSRGVVSNLAGEENALVLTDARCLPGTEGGAAFVPSPDGPRVVAVIAASFCWKGAEWVGLTLLCSLAAILRSSAGVLDEAGVVVPPVPAWVAAVPASSGPDPLGWTALVECGATWGSGVLLAPRMLLTCRHVVEARAPLHVTPAAGPGQDAAELRGRVVFATEESSPFDVAVVELEESVPGFVPPCLTDTFLPGEEVNVVGFGALGRACGPSVTAGVLSAVVAVAGRPVMLQTTCAVHGGSSGGPLVSSRSGCLMGIVASNTRDTGAGATYPHLNFCIPITVLQPLVARYRRTGDPDAFAGLNRVGEGVRATWQLQQRPGPLSKL
- the SPOCK2 gene encoding testican-2, yielding MRGCGGRRALLALLALLALLLPAAAAGPGPAAGPATGPGPAAAGESPGNFMEDEQWLSSISQYGGRIKHWNRFRDEVEDDYIKSWEDNQPGDEALDTTKDPCQKVKCSRHKVCVAQGYQRAMCISRKKLEHRIKPLGPKAHGGCKPCHAAPVAAVCGSDGHTYSSACKLEQQACLASKQLTVRCEGQCPCPTPHSPVGDSKQELCTGQDLADLGDRLRDWFQLLRENAKQNGSGGLPASPATALERSVAATCKEAVGWMFARLDTSGDLFLEAAELAAINLDKYEVCIRAFFNSCDTSKDGRVSAPEWCFCFWREKPPCLRELEKIQIQEATKKKLGTFIPSCDEDGYYRRAQCEPGGGECWCVDQHGAELTGTRGHGSPDCDEATGFSGDFGSSVGWEDEEEKEPEEAGEEGEEEEGEAGEGDDGGYIW